The genomic stretch AAGTAGAAGAGATTTTGTCTAATTGATGCGAAAAGTAACTGCATTCAGACTTTAAGTTTAGCTTGTTTTCATCCGTGTAAGATTTTACTTTTTCCACGATGGTACGTCCGGCAGGGGTGCCTCTAAAGTCAGGCATTACTTCGGTATGTTCCACTGTCAATGTACTTTCATCTTTCCTATACTTTACCACAGCAGCGGTTTTGTTTCCTTGTTTTAGTTCAAATTTATCAAGCCCATTTTCATGGGAATCATTTAGCGTAAATTCCATTTTTTATTGTTTTTCTATAAACTGTTTTAGCACCAGTGCATGATTGTGCTTTTCATCTTTGGCGCCATACAGAAGGGTAACGCGCTTGCGCTGATCAATGTTCTTTAAAAAATCTTCAATCTCGTTAGTGTAATTTTTGAGCTCTTGAGTATAACTTTTACTAAAGTTATCCCACTTTTCAGGGTCATGGTCAAACCATTTTCGAAGTTCTGTGGAGGGAGCTATTTCCTTCCACCATTTGTCTAGTTTGGCATCTGTCTTACTTACACCTCTTGGCCACAGTTTGTCTACAAGTACGCGGTAACCATCATCTTCAGAGGACTCTTCGTAGATCCGCTTGATTTCTATATTCGTCATAAAGTCTTAGGCGTTTCGGCTTTTGACACAAGGTATTTAAAACCAAAAACACACCAGATTACCACGAAGCCCAGATAAAGTATAAAGGTGATTTGTGGCCATAGAGTAAACCCTGCAATAAGATTGAGCGAAGGCAAGACGAGAGCAAGCTCAGTAAGCAAAAATAGGATGCAATAGGTGCTCATTAGTTTGTTAAATCCTGAAATCTGTTTTCGCAAGGCATACCATATAAGTGGAGTAAATATTCCCAAAAAAATGAAGTGTAGGTAAGCAATGAGTACAAAGCGATTGTTGACCGCCTGGCTTGCCACCATGGGGAAAGATCCCAAGATTTGAAAAATCCACTTGAGCAATAGCACCCATAAGATTACACGAAAGTGTATGGAAGGTTTTGCAACAAATATTGGGTGCAAGAGCATGACTCCTGCCAGTATTTGAAAAATGGAACCCATGCCGGCAAGCACATTTATCCACCAAAAATCAAAGGAATAATCCAGCTTATGAAACCAGGTGAGGAGGGTGCCAAATAACATGAATACATAGAAAGCTTTCTGGTTTTTAATCATGTTGGCAACTTTGAATTTCTCAACGATAAAAGCCAGTATAAAAAAGAAGAAAGCTCCGTTGTACAAAAAGTGCAGGTAGAAAAAGATGGCCTGATCGTACCATGGTGAACTTTGTAAATAATTGGCCATAAGCGGCCCCAGGCTGTACGGTCCAATGCTGGAAATAAAGAAAAACACAACTCCAGTTTGAACCAACTTACCCGCTAGTCCACGGTTCCGGCTCAGCCTGGCAACCTTGAAAAGTAATATATAACTAAGCCACAAATGAAGAGTAGTAAAAGTAATGGAAACAGCCGCATACCCTTGAAAGGGAAAGGAAAGGAGCATTCCCAATACACAGATGACCATGAGGTAAAATATACGCTTATGCGATGTGGGTATTTCAATATTCCACATTTTATAACTGAGAAGCACCAAAGCCCCCAGAAGCCAGCCTAAAAGCATGGCATGTGAATGCGCGTGGAGCAGATATTTGAAATTGAGAGAAAACGGCCATGCAAAATAAAAGCGCAGGACAAGCCCTATGATGGCGGCTATCATTCCCATCAAAATGGTGAGGAGCCAAGGGAGGGAAACATTCCTCATGTTGCTTTCTTTTTTCTAAACATAAGAACCGCAAAAGAAGTAAAAAAGAGGAGCATGACTAAAACCTGAAGCAGTCCCGTCCACTTTCGTAAAGTCCAATCTCCGGAGTAATCAGCATAAAGACGCAGCAGGAGCAAAACATGAATGAGCCATACGGGTATGTAAAGTATTTTATGGAAGGGCGTATGGTGTTTTTTTAGCAAAGCCGGAAAGATGATTGGCGCATGTGCGTATATCATTGAAAACGCAAAACCAATAAAGAAACTGTGTAACACGGCATCATAATGATAGAAGGTTTGGAGCGGCAGCGCCATAAGTACACCACTAATCATCAGCCATACAAAACCGGTATATAGCGTGCTTCCTGTATAAAAGAAAAAACCTGATTTGTTGAGGTTTTTGGTAGCCATATCAAATTGTAATAGCCAAAAACCTGTAGCGGCAATCAAGATTCCGGAAGGGTAATTAGTGCCCCAGTGAAACGGTATGGCTTGGACGGCAAAGAGCAAAATAAATAGAATGAGCAACGCAGGTTTAGCCCATTTTGGTGTAGCCACAAACTTGCTAAGCTCTAATCTTTCGGCTACAATGGTGTAAAGCAAAAAGAGAATCAACCAAATGCTGGCTGCGGCAAAACCTTTACCCGTCATCAGCACCAAGCCAGAGGTCATCCAGGCCAAGCCGCTAAGTGTTAAAATAAGCAGATAGACTTCTTTATGCCTTCGCCATTGAATGAAGTATAAAAAAGATAGCAGAATGGCAGCTACAGCTTGCGCTAAAAACCCCCACAATGGAAACTCCGTTATGACTAGGATTACGGAGGCAAAGCTTACTAATGGGACGGCCAGCCAAAGTTTGTTTTTGAGTATAAAGGTGCGCTCAAGGCTGATGAGGGTTCCAAACAAACCAGACACCATATAAAAGCCGTGCTTGGCGGCAATATCTGGTATAGGCATGTCCCAGCCCACCCGGCCAAATGCCGAATAAAAAGCCAGCAATAGCAATATCGGGACAATAAGAAGCAAATGCTGCTTTCTCATTTTTCGTGGGTTTTACTCAGAAGTATACTTTAAAATCAAAAATCTTTGACCCGTGCTTTGCGAAGCAAAAACACTAGTGGGACAATAATCCAAGATAGAAAGGCTACTCCAATAAGCAAGCTGCCGCTAGTGGTACCAAAGAATTTTTCGAAAATAGCTCCAGTATAACCCATAAGTGCACTGTAGTCTAATTGAAAAATCAAGAGTACTCTGCCCATATCCACGGGGTTTAAAAGGGTGAGCCCCAAAGCAAGATTTTCTAATGGGAAACCTTCAAAAGCAACTAAGACTACCAGAAAGATTCCATCGTAAATAACGGCCAACAATAGCCACATAAATAAGCCTAGGCCAAACCCTTTCAACCTATTTTCATTTGCCAAAACCAACCAAGCAGCAATCACACAGAATATTACAGTAAGTACTATGGCAATTACAGTGAGCATAAGCCACTGCGCAGTAAATATTTGTTGAAAATCATGAAAGGCCAAGGGAATTAAAATACCCAAACCTACACTTACGCTAAGGGCGGCACTAAGTCCGAGCACGTATCCTCCAAAAATACTTTTGCGAGAGATGGGCTGCGCCAGCAATATTTCTACATAATCGCGCACCTGATACATGTACATCATTCCATAAATCATGCTGATGAGTGGTACTAGTAGAATGATAATGTTCATCAGGCTTACCACCACTTTTGCGCTGTCACCACTTAGGTAAAGCAGGCCGCCACAGGTAATGATGAAGAAGAGCAAGTAGACCATCGTCCAGCGGCTGCGGATAAGATCTAGAAAGCAATACTTAAAAACTTTTGACATGGCTATGCGGCTTTTTTGAGGGTGAGTAATTGGGCTATGGCATGCTCTGTATTTGGTGCGCCAGTTTTGGTAAGTAACTCTTGTTGTGTGCCGCGGTAGTACACTTTGCCATCCAGTAGAAATACAATTTCATCGGCTAGCTCTTGCACAATGTCCATAATGTGTGTGGTGAGCAAAATGGTTTTTCCAGCGGCTTGCTCCATGCGCAACCAATCCTTGAGCGCTATCAGAGCCACAGGGTCAAGCCCAATGGTGGGTTCATCCAAAACGATGGTTTGCGTGTCATACATCAGGGCGCTTACTAAGTTTACTTTTTGGCGCATACCGCCAGATAAAGTGCGGAGTTTCTTTTTATAAAAAACTTCCACGCCAAAGCATTCCATTAGCTGGAATTTACGCTCGGCTTTGCCTCTTATATTTTCAATAAAATCAAGAAACTCTTCCACGGTAAGGTTTTCCGGGAAGCGGGCAATTTGAGGGAGATAAGCAATGTTTTTGCGGTAATCGTTGCCTTTCTTTACTTTTCCATCAATCAATATTTCGCCAGCGGTAGGATGTACCATGCCCATTAGCGATTTTATCAATGTGGTTTTTCCAGAACCATTTGGCCCCAGTATGGCAAATATTCCGGCTTGGTCAAACTTTAGGTCTATACCATGAAGTACCTGCTGTTTGCCAAATTTTTTATGGATGTCTTTAAATTCAATCATGGCTGTTGTCGGTTTTATTTATATAGGGTAGGGTTTCATCAGTGGCTCCTCGTCAATCAGATTGGTGGGGGTAACGGCAGGAGCCATTTTTTCAGTAAAGTTTAAAACCTCTATAAATGAGCTTCTCAGTAGTATGATGCTTTCATCAATACGAGAAACCAGGTAGCTAAATAGGTTTACCGGACGGTGTGGTACATCGCCAATTCCATCTTTGTCCAAATCGTAACCATCATAGTCATCCCAAAAATTATTGCTGTAGGTGTTATGATCTGTTTTGGCATCGGTAGCTACATTAAAGCTATTGGCAATAAAATTATTTTGCTTCAGCATATTGTCCATGGAGCTACCACGCATTTTTAGTGCCCAGCCATTTGCATTAAACTCATTTGCCGTAAAGGCCACCCTGCTGCTGCCTTCGCTATATATGCCGATGGTATTTTTCTTAAACGTATTTCTCTCTATGCGGCTGTCATAAATTTCTTTGAGCAACAGCCCATAGGAAGCACGACCCCAGTTTTCAAGAAAATTGTTTTCTACCATGGTAATGTGGTCGCTAAACATGACCGCCACACCAGCACCATTATCCGTAAAGGTGTTGCCATTATAAACATCATCATTACTAAACATAAAGTGCAAACCGTAGCGCAGATTGTGGCGGCTCATGTTGTGAGAAATACTGGAATTATCGGTAAACTCAAGGTAGATGCCATCACGGTGGTGTTCTACCAGGTTGTTTTCAATTTTCATGCTATCACAATACCAAAGATGAATGGCATTGGCAGATGAATGCTCCTGCTCGGCATTTCCAGTAATGTTGTTGCCTTCGATAAAACCATTTTTTGACTTGGTGCAAAAGATGGCAAAAAAGCAGTCCTGGATGGTATTTTCGCTAAGGGTAAAATGCTGAGAGTAATCTACCCAAATAGCGGCCAAATCTTTAATGTAACTCTTGTGCACATCCCTTAAGGTAAAGCCAGAAATGGTAACGGAATCGGAGCGAACTTCAAATATGCCGCTCTTTTCTGGGGCTTTTATGCTTACTTCGCCACAGGCCAAAATAGTTAATGGCTTATCGATTATTATGGCGGCAGTGGGCCTATACTCACCAGCGTTTACACAGATGGTGTCAAAAGGGGCAGCCCTTTGTATGGCCGGTGAAATGGAGGCAACCGCCTGAGAGGAACCCACTTCCCACTCTTTTGAGAAGGCGGTCACACTCCAACCCACAACTGTGATTATAACAACCAAATATCTGTTCATAGCTCTGGTAAATTTTCCAGGCCTTCCGCTACTTGCGGATAGGTAAATATTTGCCCACCATTGGTTTCTACCAGTTTTTCGGCCTCACTTTTTGTGGGTACAGCGGTGAGATAGGCACCCATGGGGCTAGGCAGTTTTTTGCTGCGTACTATGTATGCTCCTTCGGCAGGAATCAGCTTTTTGGGTGTATTGTAGTCGGTCACCAATTCTTGCTGGTAGGCCGTTTCTTCATTTTCATGTTTATAATTAATAAGGCATTCCAAAGCATCAAAGCTGTAGGTTTTGCCTTTGCTGGTTTGCAGCTGTGCGGCATAGCGTTCGTCTACTATGCTCATCCGACAGTAGTCGCAGGCCTGATGGCCATACTCTATCGGTTTTACTTTTGGCTTACAGCCGATAAGTGTGAATAGGGCTACGGTAAAAAATCCAAAATACTTAATCATGATGTTGTGGGTTTTAGGCTCGCTCATCAGGCGAGATTGGGCTTCTCATGTGGATAAAAAATGCGGTAGGTGGGAAGCTTAACTGCCGCATTTTTTGATTATTTAAATGTTGAGCGAACTGAAGTTTTAGTGAATCTCATTTTTAGCCAAAAGGCAACAAAGGATAGAAAAAGGGCAACTCCGGTAAAAATGCCTCCAATACCCGGGTATGATTTAGCATTGAAGTTTAGCAGCATTTTAGTACCAAATAGTGGTGGCTGATAACTTTGCCCGGGCACTTTAATCGGAGCCAATGGACTTAAGTTGTGGCCGTAATCATATTCCCATAGGTAAAAGTCATAAATGCCTAATGTGCCCAATACTAGAAATACAAGAGCCCAAGTGAGGTACACCCAAGACTTGTTTACAATGGCCGTAATAATGCCAAAAACACCAAGCGCGCCTACTACCCAAGGGAAGTAAGTAAGCTCTGGAATACTATCCGGCTCTATCATTTTCATGCCTACATAGTGATTCAAAATGTTGATATTTTGAAGCGTACCTGGAGAGTCTCCGGTAATTTGATTTATCCAGATGTACATAGTGATGCCATCAGGATATTGAGGAGCTATCAGTGTTATTTCCCATAAGGGAAAGAAGAAAAGCATAAGCAGACAAGCAACAGCTATTATGGCTAATACTCTTGGAATAGATTTCATGTGAGGGTGTTTTGGGTTTGTGAGTAAAAGGGGCTGTCTTTTATTAATGAAAGCACTTTCAATAATTCTAAACATCAGGCAGCCCCTTTGTACATACACGGTCATCTATTACTCACCAGTGGTAGCAGTTACTTCAGGAGCTTGCCCTTTGGCAGAAACTCTTAAGTATCCTTGCATTTCCTGGTGCAGTGCAGAGCAAAAGTCAGTACAGTAGAATGGAATTACCCCTGGCTTTTTAGGCTCCCACAGTAAGGTTTCGGTTTGTCCGGGCATTATCAGTAGTTCGGCAGTTTGTGCGCCCATTACTGAAAATCCGTGTGGTACATCCCAGTCTTGCTCAAGGTTAGTTACATGAAAATATACTTTGTCACCAACCTCAATACCTTCTACATTATCAGGAGCAAAGTGGCTACGTATAGTGGTCATATAAATGTGTACTTCATTGCCCTTTTTCTCCACACGAGTGTCTTTTTCACTCTTGGTGGCATATGGGTGCGCATTTTCTTCTAAGCTGTAAATTTTCTTACTGTTTGGTGCTACCAGGTCGGCTGGTATGGCCTGTGCATAGTGAGGCTCACCAATGGTAGGGAAGTCAAGAATGAGCTCCATTTTGTCTCCACTAATGTCATACAATTGAGCAGAGTGTGCTAACTCAGGACCGGTAGGCAGGTAGCGGTCTTTGGTGATTTTGTTAAGCGCCACCATGTATTTGCCCCAAGGCTCTTTACTATCTCCACCAGGTATCATTAGGTGACCAACAGAGTAATACGTAGGAATACGATCAAGTACTTCCCAAGTATCCAATTTCCATTTTACAACTTCACTACTGATAAAGAATGTGGTGTAGGCATTTCCTTTTCCATCAAACTCGGTGTGCAATGGTCCGAGGCCGCCACTTTCTACAGTTCCGGCTACCACATCTTCAAAGTTTAGCACAGGAATTCCATAAGCGTCTCCGGCAAAAGATTCATTTTCGATGGCCTGAATCATTTTGTCAAAGCTGTGCACAGTAAGGTTTGCATTAAGCTTACCGTTACCAATAATGTAAGAACCTGTAGGGTCTACGTCCACTCCGTGTGGAGATTTTGGTGTAGGCAAGAAGTAAACTACTCCCGGGTACTCGCTTGCATCAAGTACACGCACTTTGTTCCTTTTAATAGTTTCCGCCATGTGCTTGTTTTCGTCATAACGGTTTATCAAATATTCTGTATCCATTTCCTTAAACTTACCATCCTTGATATACTCCTGGGCTTTTTTCCAGTTGATGGCGGCTATGTAATCCTTATCGTTTTGAGAAGCGTTTACTTCTTTCAGCGTATGGCTTTGCTCAGTGTTGTATGTGGTAAAAAACATCCAGCCATGAGATTTTCCTTTTCCGGCATGTGCCAAATCATAATCATACCCAGGCATCAGTACTTGAAAGTCAATATCCATATGACCATGCTCCGGGTCTACAGAAATAAAAGACAAGGCTCCCTTAAAGTTTTCCTTGTAGGTAGCAATCGGCACATCTTTTTGAGGCACAGGTACACTAAAACGTGTTCCGGCCACTACATACTCACTGTTTTCGGTGGTAAAAGGAGAACTGTGATTTCCACCGGCATTTGGAAGTTCAATGATTTCAGCAGTTTCAAAAGTAGTAAGATCTACTCGGGCTACTCGTGGTGTGTTGTTACCATTAATGAAAATATACTTTCCGTCAGGTACTCCATTTGTTTGAGAAAGCTCAGGGTGGTGAGCATCATCCCAAGGGATAAAACCATGAGTGGTTTCAAGCAAAGGTTTGGTTTCTTCATTAAAACCATAACCTTTTTCACCATCTACAGAAAATACTGGGATAACCTTGAGAAGACGGCCAGATGGAAGCCCATACACACTTATTTGTCCACTAAAACCACCAGACATAAAAGAGTAAAACTCATCGTATTCGCCAGGGGCTACATATACTTTTTCTGCAGCGCTTGATCTGTTTATGGCACCACTTTTTTCGGTGCCTGCCTCACTGTTGTTGTTACAGCCTTGTGGCAGGGTCATCGCAAGAGCCACCACGGCCATTATTTTGGTTAAACGATTCATTGTTTATTTGTTTTAGGTTGTTACTAAAGTGTTCGGAAATACTCGAGAATCTTACGAGCATCTACTTCACTGATGTTTTGATCAGCCATGATGGCTCCATTTGCCTCAGCTAGTACTTGCTTGGCGATAGGGTCTTTTTGCACCATTTCTGTTGGGTTCATAATCATGTTCATCACCCATTCAGGAGTTCTTCTGTCAAGAATATCTTTAGGTGCAGGCCCTATATATTTCTTATCCGTTTTGTGGCAGGCAGCGCAGTTTTTTTCAAAAAGGGCTTGTCCTTCAGCTACCATTCCCTGGTCTATGGTTTCACCAAGTGTAACTTCAGATACAGGGCCAATTCCTTTGCTAGTCATCGGATCAATTGCCGGAGCTTTTTCTTCCTTCATAGCTTTTTCGTGGGCTACTACATCAGGAGTTTTTACCGTTTTTCTTTCTTCGGTTCCACCTCCGCCACATGCGGCCATCACCATCAAAATGGCAAAAACGGCTATGGTTGTTAACTTCTTCATGGGTTCTTTGATTTTTTAATTATACCACGAAGGTAGAAGGGGAAGAGGGGCTAAAAAATGACAATTATCATATAAAAGGACTTTTTAGTCTTTTATTAAGATGTGCTAAATTAAGTGCCTTAAATCCGGTGAAAAATCACGGTAAGTTACCGATCTTCGAAGGGGAACGGAATGCTAAAATTTGAAAGTCTATTGGGCTAGATTTCCAGTTTTAGTTTTAGCACAATATTTCGTCCCATGCTGGGTATACCACCCCAGTTGAGGTGATCACGGTAGTAGGTGTCTAGCAGGTTGTTGGCAGCTATTTCTACTTGTGTGTTCAATTTTTTGAATGGAAGGGTGTACCCGATTGCCGCATCTAGTAGAACATAGCCAGGAGTGTAGCGGTCGCCATATTCCGTATTGTAATGTTTTTGCTCTGCTGCCATTCGGCTTTGTGCCAAAAAGGAGAAACGTTTTAGACTATAATTTACTCCAATGGTACCTTGCAAAGGTGGTATAAGCGGTAGGTCTGCCTCAGGCCTAAAGCCACGTAAGTATTCCCCTTT from Owenweeksia hongkongensis DSM 17368 encodes the following:
- the nosD gene encoding nitrous oxide reductase family maturation protein NosD, whose protein sequence is MNRYLVVIITVVGWSVTAFSKEWEVGSSQAVASISPAIQRAAPFDTICVNAGEYRPTAAIIIDKPLTILACGEVSIKAPEKSGIFEVRSDSVTISGFTLRDVHKSYIKDLAAIWVDYSQHFTLSENTIQDCFFAIFCTKSKNGFIEGNNITGNAEQEHSSANAIHLWYCDSMKIENNLVEHHRDGIYLEFTDNSSISHNMSRHNLRYGLHFMFSNDDVYNGNTFTDNGAGVAVMFSDHITMVENNFLENWGRASYGLLLKEIYDSRIERNTFKKNTIGIYSEGSSRVAFTANEFNANGWALKMRGSSMDNMLKQNNFIANSFNVATDAKTDHNTYSNNFWDDYDGYDLDKDGIGDVPHRPVNLFSYLVSRIDESIILLRSSFIEVLNFTEKMAPAVTPTNLIDEEPLMKPYPI
- a CDS encoding DUF488 domain-containing protein; the protein is MTNIEIKRIYEESSEDDGYRVLVDKLWPRGVSKTDAKLDKWWKEIAPSTELRKWFDHDPEKWDNFSKSYTQELKNYTNEIEDFLKNIDQRKRVTLLYGAKDEKHNHALVLKQFIEKQ
- a CDS encoding nitrous oxide reductase accessory protein NosL — protein: MSEPKTHNIMIKYFGFFTVALFTLIGCKPKVKPIEYGHQACDYCRMSIVDERYAAQLQTSKGKTYSFDALECLINYKHENEETAYQQELVTDYNTPKKLIPAEGAYIVRSKKLPSPMGAYLTAVPTKSEAEKLVETNGGQIFTYPQVAEGLENLPEL
- a CDS encoding c-type cytochrome; protein product: MKKLTTIAVFAILMVMAACGGGGTEERKTVKTPDVVAHEKAMKEEKAPAIDPMTSKGIGPVSEVTLGETIDQGMVAEGQALFEKNCAACHKTDKKYIGPAPKDILDRRTPEWVMNMIMNPTEMVQKDPIAKQVLAEANGAIMADQNISEVDARKILEYFRTL
- the nosZ gene encoding Sec-dependent nitrous-oxide reductase, producing MNRLTKIMAVVALAMTLPQGCNNNSEAGTEKSGAINRSSAAEKVYVAPGEYDEFYSFMSGGFSGQISVYGLPSGRLLKVIPVFSVDGEKGYGFNEETKPLLETTHGFIPWDDAHHPELSQTNGVPDGKYIFINGNNTPRVARVDLTTFETAEIIELPNAGGNHSSPFTTENSEYVVAGTRFSVPVPQKDVPIATYKENFKGALSFISVDPEHGHMDIDFQVLMPGYDYDLAHAGKGKSHGWMFFTTYNTEQSHTLKEVNASQNDKDYIAAINWKKAQEYIKDGKFKEMDTEYLINRYDENKHMAETIKRNKVRVLDASEYPGVVYFLPTPKSPHGVDVDPTGSYIIGNGKLNANLTVHSFDKMIQAIENESFAGDAYGIPVLNFEDVVAGTVESGGLGPLHTEFDGKGNAYTTFFISSEVVKWKLDTWEVLDRIPTYYSVGHLMIPGGDSKEPWGKYMVALNKITKDRYLPTGPELAHSAQLYDISGDKMELILDFPTIGEPHYAQAIPADLVAPNSKKIYSLEENAHPYATKSEKDTRVEKKGNEVHIYMTTIRSHFAPDNVEGIEVGDKVYFHVTNLEQDWDVPHGFSVMGAQTAELLIMPGQTETLLWEPKKPGVIPFYCTDFCSALHQEMQGYLRVSAKGQAPEVTATTGE
- a CDS encoding GNAT family N-acetyltransferase; this translates as MEFTLNDSHENGLDKFELKQGNKTAAVVKYRKDESTLTVEHTEVMPDFRGTPAGRTIVEKVKSYTDENKLNLKSECSYFSHQLDKISST
- a CDS encoding ABC transporter permease, coding for MSKVFKYCFLDLIRSRWTMVYLLFFIITCGGLLYLSGDSAKVVVSLMNIIILLVPLISMIYGMMYMYQVRDYVEILLAQPISRKSIFGGYVLGLSAALSVSVGLGILIPLAFHDFQQIFTAQWLMLTVIAIVLTVIFCVIAAWLVLANENRLKGFGLGLFMWLLLAVIYDGIFLVVLVAFEGFPLENLALGLTLLNPVDMGRVLLIFQLDYSALMGYTGAIFEKFFGTTSGSLLIGVAFLSWIIVPLVFLLRKARVKDF
- a CDS encoding ABC transporter ATP-binding protein; this translates as MIEFKDIHKKFGKQQVLHGIDLKFDQAGIFAILGPNGSGKTTLIKSLMGMVHPTAGEILIDGKVKKGNDYRKNIAYLPQIARFPENLTVEEFLDFIENIRGKAERKFQLMECFGVEVFYKKKLRTLSGGMRQKVNLVSALMYDTQTIVLDEPTIGLDPVALIALKDWLRMEQAAGKTILLTTHIMDIVQELADEIVFLLDGKVYYRGTQQELLTKTGAPNTEHAIAQLLTLKKAA